The following is a genomic window from Doryrhamphus excisus isolate RoL2022-K1 chromosome 3, RoL_Dexc_1.0, whole genome shotgun sequence.
CTCAAtactggccatttttgatgatgttGGCTGATGTTTAAAGGCACACTACTGCGTGTagcgtactgtactgtactgtagtagtacagtactgtagagtactgtgttcttgggctgtatagacatggtatataccaaaagagcGATAAGACTCTCATCGTTCAGGCGTAAGAAAAACTTTGtgtctacctttttccgttctttagtaatcagcacaccattcacactcccattcatagctatggacacgGGAGAGTTtccaattaactcattcaatcccagccgtCCCTCTCAAtactggccatttttgatgatgttGGCTGATGTTTAAAGGCACACTACTGCGTGTagcgtactgtactgtactgtagtagtacagtactgtagagtactgtgttcttgggctgtatagacatggtatataccaaaagagcGATAAGACTCTCATCGTTCAGGCGTAAGAAAAACTTTGtgtctacctttttccgttctttagtaatcagcacaccattcacactcccattcatagctatggacacgGGAGAGTTtccaattaactcattcaatcccagccgtCCCTCTCAAtactggccatttttgatgatgttGGCTGATGTTTAAAGGCACACTACTGCATGTagcgtactgtactgtactgtagtagtagtacagtactgtagagtactgtgttcttgggctgtatagacatggtatataccaaaagagcAATAAGACTCTCATCGTTAAGCCGAAAGAAAAACTTTGTGtgtacctttttccgttctgtagtaatcagcacaccattcacactcccattcataggTATGGACACTAGATAGTCtccaattaactcattcaatcccagtcGTTTTTCAGTACAGGATATTTAGACGATTCAGTACAGGATATTTagacgattttgactgatttgtcaaggaatattgtgttctacagctgtataaacatggaacctaccaaaagttTATTTCTAcccttttccgttctttaggaaccagcagtagaacattggtaggTTTCAGCAAAACATCACTTAAAAAGCGGAGACAAAAGGCTTTTTGGGAAAAGATGCATTTCCCACaacatgccacaacataaacaacacaaaaataaaattgtacataaaaataaatattttaacaaatataatactatgaactgtttacaattttcacatttgcaactaaactatgtgtgtgcacgtgttaaAATTccccttcaatgcgtaacctccTTCGTGCAACACGGTAAGATGATGCCTTTTAACGTCCTGGTTGCTGCGTAGCACGAACttcaatgggaaagatgcaggaagagttcttataaaatgtacttctgccacttttttgttgtttttttgctgaaaacggCACAAAAAGTGCTcttttctattgtggagttgcatcatcacctgttTGTGATAACGTAAAAGGCAAAATAATACATCTTTGTTATTTTAGGAGCATAGAGATTGcagtttctcatcatattacgaCTGTTTAAGTTTACCTTTTTAGAATGTccagagggccaataaaaaacagccccTGGCCGTAAATATCCCTcaggccgcattttggacaccccagatGACTTGATTACTTCAGATGAattgactaagaaaataataatgagaGGAGTTCAAACAGTCACGTTTGAGGTCACTTGTATATTTTTCACGTTCCAGAACTCAAACCACCCagtgagatgggggggggggggggggggggatttaagCTCCCCGCTGATATTTGTTTGAGGAAcgtgaatgaaaacaaaaatgttaatgcAAGCCTTGCTGAATGCGGAGAGAAGGCTGGCATTCCGCCGTTCCCATCATCAGTCCACTTTGGACCTTCAAAGTGCCAGTCGGCTGCATGTGTAAAGGGTGTCAGACACcgaagagtgtgtgtgtttggttttggtttgagaAAATCGTACCCCCCCGGCCCCCTCCCCGGCCCCCTCCCCACGATCAGCCTCCAGAGGCACGGTGCCGACCCCTACACCAGTCTGCTTTTAACCTTCTCCGACACGTGGATCTGCAGATGGCTGAATTATTCAAAGAGTGTCTTGAAAGCGTCAGCATCAGTTAAAGACCACTTTGAAGTGATTTGAAAGTCCTTTCAAATTTTTGTCTACGCCTCGAGACCCTCTCATGGGGCTTGTGGGGTCCACACTCGGATTTCAAAGTCACCCACTGCTGCTTTTCAGGACGTCGGAGAATAAGGGAAAAACGCTTCCCAATTCCAAAGTGCTGTGTTTGACATCACTGGAGATATGATCGTTTTGCTACTTTAAGTGGCCAATGACACAAAATGGATCAGAAGCTCCACAGGCATCTTTAAAGTGATCCTTGTCAAGTGCTCTTGAAAGTGCCTGCAGGAGACGTTTTTCTCTGGTCTGTTAGCCACAAAGATATCGTTTTCTTGTTTTCATCTTCAGCTCAGCCTGAGATCAGCTGATGCagcctttaaaggggacctataaatgttgttaaaatgttggaCTTCCTtaaggacttccttatatgggcaagcccgggtacaagctgttagctgtacatgcatgcccggaggcgggtcaTGGGTGGAATGAACTAAAACAGACCATTagggaaatacagctggaataggtgcagattctggaagatctaaagcTTTCTgcgcaggttattgtgtgtagctgctctataggaatccacaactcaatacaaagggatgtaaatgagcataatagggtTGTTAAGTTAGCGtcttaaaatttgtttttccgGTTACGGTAGCAAATTTACggcaaaattttgcctcagtgTGCGCACGTTCCGATTAGCGTACAACATGATGCATTTTTTGTCGTGTTATTAACTTATTCAATACCAAATATGTACGCACATTTCTATAACCCTGAATGCCTGATCCCAACAGCGTATTTGTACATCTTTTACATTTTCTGGCACAAGAGGTAATGACGCAACTCCACACTAATGGATTTcaaattttttgtgttgtttttgtttaaatactgtatcTCAGCTGTcaccaaagcaaaaaaaatatttgtgtcaaaagcTGGTTCTCttcccttttttagttgggaactgatattttccttaatcttatatgttctactgctaattactaaagaatggaaaaaggcaGAAAGaccttttttctgatgaaaaacgGGAGTCTAGTCTTCATTTATATAGGCATGGAacataatattctgtgtgccttaaaaGATCAGTCTGAATCGTCTAAAATGAAgggtactgaaggggttgtcttttcaaaaatgactgagattaaatgagttaatgcaagaatgaatgagttaatgcactgtgtgagtccaactgtgttctgaATTACTTTGATGACAAAACATCCCGTTAGCATCTGTCCCCGGAATGttgcccgtctatgatgtcatcagagggTTGACGCTGAAATGTTTTTGATGCATAAACCATCTCGAAAGGCATATGTCTAAATGCTGATGAAAGGGATATATGAACATCAAAACTTACTTTTATCCTCACTGAAGACATGATTGTTGATGTGACATaatgacacaatgtggcagcgagactcCACATgtacaccaccttcctgttttgccatgagttaaatCTTGAATTCTATAAAATACagctttttttacacaaataatcttttttttttacaaatttatatttaatttatttgtatacaattttgtaaaccaaaaaaaaatttttcacttttttacaatattaaatacatatgtaaaaatgtgaaagtgGCCCCCTgcatcttttgatttttttcagcaTCCGGCACTCCTGATTTGTATGCACTGTATTCATATACATTTCAAAAGTCTTCTGCATGAAAAACTATACAAAAGGTgtgttgtgttaacatttttgcttTCTGGAACACTCATTTGATTTACTTGGAAAGAATTAATGACGCtccactgtatttttattgcTCATTGATGCTACTTGATGCGTGTATCCTGGTGTTTAGACTATGTACTGATCCAGCTGTACACTGTGTTGTGTGTCCAACTACACAGTGATGCTTGTCGCTGTGTTTTTGCACAAATCTCCCCTGACACCTTACCAGAGAGGATTCTTCTGCAATGACAACAGCATCAGTCTTCCCTATAAGAGCAGCACAGTGTCCAACACGGTGCTCACATCAGTGGGCGTCACTGTGCCCGTGGTCTCAGTAAGTTGTGTTGTGGTGCGGCAGGAGAATGAGCGAGAACACGCGTCGGGACTCGCTCAAGCCATCCAAAACAATTGCTAATTAATTCGACCTCCAATGAAAGAAATGTATTGCTAATCGAACACCATTTCATCCAAAAGTGTGTAGGTTTGCCATCAAATGGATTGAGCTCGTCCCAGAGTTTGTTCCTGTTGTTACCTCCTGCTTGTACCAGTGACTCTTTATTGTGCATATTAACTCAGCACCTCCATCTCCCTCTCCATCCCACCCCCCAATCCCCTCTCTGCTTTTCTCCCCGTGTGGCTCACTGCATCTTCACAATAGCCGGCCTGCCTTTCTTGGTCATTGAGACCAGCGCTGTTCAGCCTTACCGTAGAGGGTTTTACTGCGATGATGAGTCCATCAAGTACCCAGCCAAAAATGGAGACACCATTAGCGATGGTGTGCTTAGCGCTGCTGGCATTCTTATCACCATCCTGTCTGTAAGTCACCTCACTCACTAatgtcatcatcaccatcaccttTCAAGCAGCCTTCACTGCTACTAGCAGCACCTACTGACAACTTTGTGCATATGTATTTGTCCTTGTCATGTTTTATGATCTTAAAACTGTTATGGAAGCACATGTTCACAACAATCACAACAAACCAAGCAGATGTTTTGGGAGAAGGAAGTGTGTTAATGTCGATTTGTAAACTATTTAGCACGCTACAAATGCTTGATTGAGCTCAATGTTGGCGTACAGATTTAACATCGTTGTTGCAGATGCAGTCTATGATAGAGTGTTAGGACACTGAAAGAAAAACCTGAGATTAAAATTgggaatttacaagaaaaaattgaatattttttccgACGAGGCCCCAAAACCCCAATTAgcattcaaccacgaaacagcttGAATTATGCTTGGTTGAGCTCAATGTTGACGTACAGATTTAACATCGTTGTTGCAGATGCAGTCTACGATAGAATGTTAGGGCACTGAAAGAAAAACCTGAGATTAAAATTgggaatttacaagaaaaaatcaaatatttttttccgatGTGGCCCCAATACCCGAATTAgcattcaaccacgaaacagcttGAATTATGCTTGGTTGAGCTCAATGCTGGCGTACGGATATAATATCGTTGTTGCAGATGCAGTCTACGATAGAGTGTTAGGGCACTGAAAGAAAAATCCGAGATTGAAattggaaatttacaagaaaaaattgtatatttttttccgatGTGGTCCCCAAAACCCCAATTAGCATTCATCTACGAAACAGCTTGAATTATTGctatatttttgacagaaacCGTGATAGTGAAGTCATGAAATTCAAAGCGCAAATTGCGGAGGGGTTACCGTACACTAATGTCTGAGACATTGTAGAATCAATCCAATTCTTCACTAGCGGCATCACACCACTCCTCACTCACTCcacactcatcacacagcagcttaacacttaGTATTTTCTTAGTGTCCACTTCATATATTTATTCAGTGACAATGCATTTAGACAGTAGACTTTCTCCATAGCCACATGGCAACAGCAGAAGCATAGATGGATATTCCTATTACTGCTTTACAAGTTCGGACCACAGGGGTAGTTCATAGTAAGAGGCAGTTGTAGGGATATGTAATTATGGTCCACACGCTGACTGTTCACATGAATACTGTAATTGTGGCGAACACCCCAAACAAGGCGACTTTGCCCGATACCTCATTTCACCCGAGCGCACTGATCATTTGCAATCCATCTCTCGCCGAGTGTGCTCTTTGACTTTCTTTTGTGATTTCCGAGCACTGACTCTCAGTCAGTTGTCGCTTTGGTAAGAGTCCATATTGGTAATAAATGCATGAAGGTCGCCACGGTTTTTGTTTGAGAAGTTCAGGACCTTTTTAGATAAGGCTTAAATTAGCATCTAGCCCCGGTGATTGTCTGCGCAGTTTCAGCTGCACACACAAGGGCAGCCAGATGTCCAATCCCCGCACCATTCTCCCTACCCATGGCCTGTAACAAGGCGGTTCTAAAGGCTTGAACGGTGGAATCAACTATTAGACGCTTGATTCTCCTCGAGGGCTATCCCAGAATGAAGCTTATCCCTGTGCCCTCTGTAAGAATGTCCGATGAGGCCTCAGATCCGAACATGAAAACAGTCCGACATGCCTGGTGTGAAACCAGAGCTCGTTTTTGGAAAGACGGGAAAAACAAACGTAGCCCCGGTTGTGCGCCTGCTGAGTCTGGCCTCCAAAAATCAAGACACGTTGCCAAGCTCAGCGTTTTTTGATGATTAGAACCAGCGGTGCCTCTACTCCTTTTGACTTCCTTCCTTACTCCCTCTCATGTGTATTCCTCCTTTTTCTCATTCTCTTGTCTCAGTGCCTCCCCCTCATACCTCCTTTTCCTAAATTGCCCCAAGTCTGCTTCTGCGTTTTTTACCCCTGTGTATGGCTGCAAGACAACAGCGTCCATGGGGGTTGGGAGAACATTATTGAGCTTGGACAGCTGCTGTGAGTtaaattccccccccccccaagtcagTCTAGCATGTCTATCGTCGGTTCCAGACAGAGGGTTTATTTGCACTCCTTCACAAAACTACACGTATACACGCGCCTCCTGCGTTGTCAACGTGTTTACTCAGGTTTTTAAATTGCAAGAGTAAACACATTCAAGTACAACATTGCCCTTCTCAAACCGCTTTTAAGAGAAATAATTGCAGTATAGACGTTATAATAGCAATATGGCCGTTATAATAGCAAGAGCAAACAAACAATCCTTCCAAAGGGCACCACTTTGCTGTTTGAACATCGCGCCCTAACTCTATTGCGGAccgctgtttcgtggttgactgcaGCCTATTGTTATTAGTcacaaaaatgtgcatattaagcaaattgtacatattctaGGTCTAAATTGCGTGAAGTAAAATGCAAATACTGTACAGTTAAAGGGACTAAAGGACTCcagtctacactggccactaatAACACACGCTAGACTTGATAGCCGTCAACAACAGTTATTACAGTTTGTATAATCAACaagcacaaaataataatcattataattataacaataagctaggagaccagggttcaatcccaccctcggccatttctgtgtggagtttgcatgttctccccgtgcatgcatgggttttctccgggtactccggtttcctcccacattccaaaaacatgctaggttaattggcgactccaaattgtccataggtatgaatgtgagtgtgaatggttgtttgtctatatgtgccctgtgattggctggcgatcagtccagggtgtaccccgcctctcgcccgaagacagctgggataggctccagcaccccccccccccccccccccgcgacccttgtggggaaaagcggtagaaaatgaatgaattaattctaacaataaactggggtactgttgtggccatacgctaaaactcaagtctgaatcgtcaatgtcacttcctgtccacacatctgcaagacatttattgaaacacaatAACAGTACCTGTTGCTTCGAAAATCGAAATACATCCATTCTGGGGTCAAACTGTTTACATCATGAACCTTAACTATATAGCTGATATATGTAACCTTTGACCTGTGTCATCAGATCATCATCGGTGAGAGCTACCGGATCTACTTTCTCAACGAGGGTTCCAAGTCATTTGTTGGCAACCCGTACATCTCCGCTCTCTACAAACAAGTGGGCGTGTTTGTCTTCGGCTGTGCCATCAGCCAGTCTTTCACCGACATCGCCAAGGTGTCCGTGGGCCGCCTGCGTCCACACTTTCTTGACGTGTGCAAACCAGATTTCACCACTATCAACTGCTCTCTGGGCTACATCACAGACTACATGTGTCAGGGTCCCGAGAGCAAAGTCCAGGAAGCCAGGTATGATAACCACtaactaataataaacacaatacagttatttttaaatgctgactgacctctttttttcctcaggAAGTCTTTCTTCTCTGGACATGCGTCATTCTCCATGTACACCATGCTCTATCTGGTGGTACGTTCACTCCTTGTCTTTTAAATACTCCTTTCACACACCAGTAAGGGTGTGCCTATCCTAAATAAGTCTTCCTTCTGTTTTTGACAGTTTTACCTGCAGTCTCGTTTCACTTGGCATGGAGCCCGTCTGCTGCGCCCGCTGACCCAGTTCACTCTCGTCATGATGTCCTTCTACACCGGCTTGTCCCGTGTCTCGGATCACAAGCATCACCCCACCGATGTCCTGGCTGGTTTTGTTCAGGGCGCCCTGGTGGCCTACTGCATTGTGAGTGCCTCCATCATGTATACTGTAATTTccgttatttttttattaaaaccaTGAACCCTGCAGCTGATAATTTATGGCTAATTTCTaatacttcagaactactaacGTTTTAAGTACTGTGCCGCTCgggagtcagtgaggaaacggtagctttctttggcaggagccaatcacaagctgtTAGtgaactcacaacaagcttgtcaatcTGAAATCGCTCAGGGTGACTCAGGGTATCATCtcacaaaaaatgctaaaatcattgcacagcaacttaacattcaaaaggtagctaggaaatatgcaaaaatgtaccaatatgaggtttttaattttattttaatggtttcccaaaatgcattttgtccaagcaaagcatttcattgctGCCTGCCAGGGGCCCTGCGATGATATCAGCCAccttctggtggacagaggcaacaTTGAAGCGCCTCGGCAGCCATCCACTCaattgttttctatgccgcttctaCTTCAATTAAAGCTTTGTTCTGactaaatgcattatgggaaaaacattaaaatagttgttttgggtttttttgtctgTGTAAGGATTAAATGCTGACTTTGTCTTGCTTTTCACACACAGGTGTTCTTTGTATCAGACTTGTTCAAGGCCAAAGGGAGACGCTCTGCCTTATCTCAGGCTCCTGTTAGAAAAGACCTTCTTCCGACAGTGGACATCAGAGAGAGGAGCAATCACCTAATAATGGCATAGCGTGCAGTAGAAAGGTGACCCATGCCATAGAACAATCGCTACAACACACACTGGCCCCCTCAAACTGGGACAAAATGAACTCTTTAACAGTGTGGATCAAGCAGACCAGTCAGGAATCTTGGAACGCGGAAAAGAGCGAAGCGGCGGAAAATCAACAGGCGTGATGTCCTTTCCTGAGGCTCACTAGATAGTTCCACGTTGACGAGAGAAAAGACGAATCAACCTCCTTCTTTCCAGTCATATCTGCTCAGAAAGAGATCACCTCGGAGGACGTCTCGCTCTTGTCAAGTGAGAAACAGCAACGGCATTTTCCTGCCGTTCACTCACTGTGGAACTGatagaaaaactgtaaaaacaaaTTCCTGATTTTTAGGAAGGAtgtgtattacttttttctatATAGATATAGTACACATTGTAAAGGAATGTTTGATTTATAGCACTCTTATAGTTTTCATACCACTTGAATGACCTGAAGTGAAGCTGTCGGAAAGCTTTGTAAGTATTTGCGTCCATATAGTGTTGTATATAAAAAGTCGCACATGAGCTAGAGTAaatttggggtgggggggcatgtgTGTTTGATAGATGTGGGCCTCTTTCTGCTGGCTGGGACGAGCCCCCACTGAGCCATTTAATGAAATGACTGCCTTGTTACATGCACCAGACGGGCGTTCGCATATGTGAGGTcagcgcgtgtgtgtgtgtctgtcttcaTGTCTTGTCTATATATTCTCGCGTTTACAGCCTCTCTGTCCAGCCGCAGACGGAACACCTGCACCGGCGCGCGCACACATGGAAGCCGAGCCGAGACATAACACTGTGGAAAACAAGCGTCATATGCTGCGCGCACACTAAACTCTTACTCTTCACACACATCACTGACAAAATCCTGtgacaacatacagtatgtattataCACAGGTGTTTATGTACTAACTAGTAAGACCGGCACTGTTTAGCACAGGTACCAAagcacaacttaaaaaaaaaaaagtaactgttTATAGATTTGGCACGCTGTAAAACACCTCACAAAAAGCTTACATTGAAATATGAcacaaaaaatcatttaaaccaCTCATCATatctcatgtttttttccattattttattcaaaatatatatatgtacagtacatgtatacattgtatcatatgtgtgtgttgttgttttgaaacACCCACTAGGACTTTTGTGTCTGTACCTGTGTAAACGTTCTAAATGCTGCTTGAGGATGCAAACGTCATTGTGAAGTGATTGGCAGACTAGCTTCAAGTACATATAAACTGTgcctttcagtatttttttgtaatgtttccagtttttttttacaatgtgtgaataaaacacaaaaaataaagagtgggctatttctttttattttaatgacattatatagagtggaacctcagttggttaccttgtttgtttttttattattggaaaagggggttagtgtacaatatggctaCTTTATATAGCCTGCTAGTACatgctaacaggaagtagtcGGGTTGCCAACCGTCAGTTCTGATTGAGCTGAAAAGGGACGCATATCAGTGGTTTTCCATTGGCAGCAGCTTGCCACAGGCTAAGCCAATCGATGCCAGCGTGTCTGATCGCTCACCTTTCAAAGTCATTGCAGTTCGACTTTTCTGGCATCTTTGGTTATGCCCTTTGCCTTGGCTGTCAAATCACTCTCCTACGGCTTGGCGGCAGCTAGTTAGC
Proteins encoded in this region:
- the LOC131125741 gene encoding phospholipid phosphatase 3-like isoform X2; protein product: MQRCLIYEKSMAAETKTGGSSQNNCKDHSRRKLLVGVDLFCLFLVMLVAVFLHKSPLTPYQRGFFCNDNSISLPYKSSTVSNTVLTSVGVTVPVVSIIIGESYRIYFLNEGSKSFVGNPYISALYKQVGVFVFGCAISQSFTDIAKVSVGRLRPHFLDVCKPDFTTINCSLGYITDYMCQGPESKVQEARKSFFSGHASFSMYTMLYLVFYLQSRFTWHGARLLRPLTQFTLVMMSFYTGLSRVSDHKHHPTDVLAGFVQGALVAYCIVFFVSDLFKAKGRRSALSQAPVRKDLLPTVDIRERSNHLIMA
- the LOC131125741 gene encoding phospholipid phosphatase 3-like isoform X1: MQRCLIYEKSMAAETKTGGSSQNNCKDHSRRKLLVGVDLFCLFLAGLPFLVIETSAVQPYRRGFYCDDESIKYPAKNGDTISDGVLSAAGILITILSIIIGESYRIYFLNEGSKSFVGNPYISALYKQVGVFVFGCAISQSFTDIAKVSVGRLRPHFLDVCKPDFTTINCSLGYITDYMCQGPESKVQEARKSFFSGHASFSMYTMLYLVFYLQSRFTWHGARLLRPLTQFTLVMMSFYTGLSRVSDHKHHPTDVLAGFVQGALVAYCIVFFVSDLFKAKGRRSALSQAPVRKDLLPTVDIRERSNHLIMA